From the genome of Pukyongia salina, one region includes:
- a CDS encoding response regulator transcription factor: protein MSKRDINPATAYIILERDWQKVVGITPQILKDQIVAEQIEQLVSFKTGLGSSALTVVDLEKNQYLYVDDRIEMVTGLARELYLRKGPRHIMTHARLSQIPRIISSTIHQRKFFGRLKPDEYERYIVNREFCYKPGKVGEIWVLHQVFKHLKNPMGKIFAIASLQTNINAFKFDSKFRYYIYDRMVNQIIHPKRLNPVDIRSKVLSSREKEIIELLAIGWNNNQVADKLNISYHTVRTHRKNIFKKLNCSNIVELIQLIK, encoded by the coding sequence ATGTCTAAGAGGGACATTAATCCGGCGACTGCTTATATAATCCTTGAAAGAGATTGGCAGAAGGTTGTTGGGATTACTCCTCAAATACTCAAAGACCAGATCGTTGCCGAACAAATTGAACAATTAGTTTCGTTTAAAACGGGCCTGGGAAGTTCTGCGCTCACGGTGGTCGATCTTGAAAAAAATCAATACTTGTATGTAGATGATCGGATTGAAATGGTGACAGGTCTTGCTCGCGAATTGTATCTTCGGAAAGGCCCCAGACACATCATGACCCATGCACGACTCAGTCAGATCCCAAGAATTATAAGCTCTACTATTCATCAAAGGAAATTTTTTGGCAGGTTAAAGCCCGATGAATACGAAAGATATATTGTAAATAGAGAGTTTTGTTATAAGCCCGGTAAAGTGGGTGAAATCTGGGTGTTGCATCAGGTGTTCAAACATCTCAAGAACCCTATGGGAAAGATTTTCGCCATAGCCTCTCTACAAACAAATATAAATGCCTTTAAGTTCGATTCGAAGTTCCGTTATTATATCTACGACCGTATGGTAAACCAGATCATTCATCCAAAAAGGTTGAATCCTGTGGATATCAGGTCGAAAGTTCTATCCAGTAGAGAAAAGGAAATAATAGAACTTCTGGCAATTGGCTGGAACAACAATCAGGTTGCCGATAAGTTGAACATAAGTTATCATACAGTTCGCACTCACCGAAAGAATATTTTCAAAAAACTCAATTGTTCAAATATCGTTGAACTCATTCAGCTAATAAAATAG
- a CDS encoding serine hydrolase domain-containing protein, producing MKTLFNFSAFLLGLLLLSSCNSDEPSFNCDQTLVFDIDLFIQELNSELQSDYAGYQIAVNEGGNLYYNEAFGFARHEDEPGGGVPMTINTRQNVASVSKFIGTIALMKALEDNGIHPDSTVVNYLPDSWRSTVHGDFSDKTSPAYLTFNHLLTNNTAIDFIGNSPPSGEMLSEADMLASLQRPPNMQRYGVYQNANFTLIRVLIGEIVYNLDETGLQYPIYCPDRYFHYLRENIFHPLEIYAPLSPQAVDSYYNTSDFPLAYAWPFNTNPGNNGYIGWIVDNNPLNVGSSGLLLSARDLAKVLAIFKYDDQGLIISTTQRDRIFNGTPEFGPLGLTTTFEGERGTYFAKNGAKSNDPCGSCDRALRSIVIYFPNDVEVALLVNYNRNTPRLRFTIADIYESSFVEPCP from the coding sequence ATGAAAACTCTATTTAATTTTTCAGCATTTCTCCTTGGATTATTACTCCTATCCTCGTGCAATAGTGACGAACCTTCTTTTAATTGTGACCAAACCTTAGTTTTTGATATCGACTTATTTATTCAGGAATTAAACTCCGAACTTCAAAGCGATTATGCGGGCTACCAAATTGCTGTGAATGAAGGTGGAAACTTATATTATAACGAAGCATTTGGATTTGCCCGCCATGAAGATGAACCAGGCGGAGGGGTGCCTATGACTATAAACACAAGACAAAATGTAGCTTCAGTTTCAAAGTTTATAGGGACTATAGCTTTAATGAAGGCATTAGAAGACAACGGCATCCATCCAGACTCTACCGTTGTTAACTATCTCCCCGATTCGTGGAGGTCTACCGTGCACGGAGATTTTAGCGATAAGACGTCCCCTGCATATTTAACCTTTAATCACCTGCTCACAAATAACACAGCCATCGATTTTATTGGTAACTCGCCTCCTTCAGGAGAAATGCTTAGTGAAGCAGATATGCTTGCTAGTTTACAACGCCCGCCCAATATGCAGAGATATGGAGTATACCAAAATGCGAACTTTACTTTAATTAGGGTCTTGATAGGTGAGATTGTATATAATCTCGATGAAACAGGATTACAATACCCTATTTACTGTCCGGATAGGTATTTCCATTATTTGAGAGAGAACATATTCCACCCCCTCGAAATATATGCTCCTCTTTCTCCTCAGGCTGTGGATAGCTACTATAACACCTCAGACTTTCCGTTGGCCTATGCCTGGCCTTTCAACACCAACCCTGGCAATAACGGATATATTGGATGGATAGTCGACAATAATCCCTTGAACGTAGGATCCAGTGGATTACTATTATCTGCAAGGGACCTGGCAAAGGTGCTTGCCATTTTTAAGTATGATGATCAGGGGCTAATTATATCGACCACTCAACGTGATAGAATCTTTAATGGCACTCCAGAATTCGGGCCTTTAGGCTTAACAACGACCTTTGAAGGCGAGCGAGGAACCTACTTCGCAAAGAATGGTGCTAAAAGTAACGACCCCTGTGGGAGTTGCGACAGAGCCTTACGTTCTATCGTAATTTATTTTCCAAATGATGTAGAGGTGGCGCTATTAGTTAATTATAATCGAAATACGCCGAGGTTACGTTTCACCATTGCCGACATTTACGAAAGTTCGTTCGTGGAGCCCTGTCCCTAA